Proteins from one Calditrichota bacterium genomic window:
- a CDS encoding DNA starvation/stationary phase protection protein — protein sequence MQTTSIGLAKEYTTNVEQEMNLLLASFTVYYQNLRALHWNISGAHFFQLHEKFELLYTRAAVEVDDIAERILILEATPLHTLEDFINNSEISSSKNVTDDQSAVKVIIENLSKLLLTERKILELANENMDDGTADLMTRLINDQEKDHWMMRAWLGKKV from the coding sequence ATGCAAACAACATCAATTGGTTTAGCTAAAGAATATACAACAAATGTAGAGCAGGAAATGAATCTTTTATTAGCAAGTTTTACAGTGTATTATCAAAATTTGCGGGCGTTGCACTGGAATATTAGTGGAGCTCATTTTTTTCAATTACATGAAAAGTTTGAACTTTTATACACACGGGCGGCCGTTGAAGTAGACGATATTGCCGAGAGAATTTTAATATTGGAAGCGACACCACTGCACACACTGGAAGATTTTATAAATAATTCTGAAATTTCAAGCTCAAAAAACGTCACGGATGATCAAAGTGCTGTAAAAGTTATTATTGAAAACCTATCCAAATTATTGTTAACGGAAAGAAAAATTTTGGAGCTGGCAAATGAAAATATGGATGATGGTACAGCAGATTTGATGACTCGTTTAATTAACGATCAGGAAAAAGATCATTGGATGATGCGTGCATGGTTGGGGAAAAAAGTATAA
- a CDS encoding pentapeptide repeat-containing protein, translated as MPEKLKICAYSNCEKSVNSLYDEEHCLFHSPKDKKGISVEVFNKLIFAQIKRKDFNFKGYIFPGEIVFPRGEEAPFIGNAKFRGAYFSGNVKFAGVQFSGYADFREAQFSGYADFRATQFSRMAVFNKAKFFRIVAFNKAKFIGDADFLFSQFSSRALFKQADFLEGVNFDSAQFYKSAEFIESQFSKPALFHKVKFLHDAEFKNTTFHDEATFNQSRFSADAVFNEVKFTKEANFTNVLFSGETTFEKLTIFSSVHFLRLNLTSSCIFKIISPKFTYFNSHNTVIEFSHVVFNPDKTFFEDFSKRSTDDNFENNVIVLFRYCMLKDVFFSHNDLGMFSFFNSTFDQARFISNNWQNEKSRWSPFYKRRNILLDEVLYNRLKNMLPIQRKKFEKDYKLEHLESYDSIAALYRRMKTSLDNTKDYFEAGWFYYNELEMKRLMLLDTIHNKSFFESIPERLQYRFYGLYKLFSGYGEKPLRSFIWFWLFAVLFFPIIHGFNGLGVKLESGKILNINYDFSKIEAIFNPPFWQDFLYSIVFSLYHIIPFNLLPLDKNIFFPSGPEGMLWSFLNTGVLLTLLLLSGLGLKRHFKRF; from the coding sequence ATGCCGGAAAAACTGAAAATATGCGCATATTCCAACTGTGAAAAATCAGTAAATTCGCTTTACGATGAGGAACATTGTCTCTTTCATTCCCCTAAAGACAAAAAAGGCATTTCAGTTGAAGTATTTAATAAACTGATTTTTGCCCAAATTAAAAGAAAAGATTTTAACTTTAAAGGGTATATTTTTCCAGGGGAAATTGTTTTTCCCAGAGGGGAAGAAGCACCATTTATTGGTAATGCGAAATTCCGTGGTGCTTATTTTTCCGGGAACGTAAAGTTTGCAGGTGTTCAATTTTCAGGTTATGCGGATTTTAGAGAAGCACAATTTTCAGGATATGCAGACTTCAGGGCGACACAGTTTTCCCGCATGGCCGTTTTTAACAAAGCGAAATTTTTCCGAATAGTTGCCTTTAATAAAGCAAAATTTATAGGCGATGCAGATTTTCTTTTTTCACAATTTTCATCCCGCGCATTATTTAAACAAGCTGATTTTTTAGAAGGTGTTAATTTTGATTCAGCTCAATTTTATAAAAGTGCAGAGTTTATTGAATCACAGTTTTCAAAACCGGCTCTTTTTCACAAAGTAAAGTTTCTACATGATGCTGAATTTAAAAACACCACTTTTCATGATGAAGCAACCTTTAACCAATCCCGTTTCTCAGCGGATGCTGTTTTTAATGAGGTGAAATTTACCAAAGAGGCTAATTTCACCAACGTACTGTTTTCCGGTGAAACCACCTTTGAAAAACTGACCATTTTCAGCAGTGTTCATTTTTTACGCTTGAATTTAACTTCATCCTGTATCTTTAAAATTATTTCTCCAAAGTTTACATACTTTAATAGTCACAATACCGTAATCGAATTTTCTCATGTAGTTTTCAATCCGGATAAAACTTTCTTTGAAGATTTTAGCAAACGCTCGACAGATGATAATTTCGAAAATAATGTTATAGTTCTTTTTCGCTATTGTATGCTTAAAGATGTCTTTTTCTCGCATAACGATTTGGGGATGTTTTCATTTTTTAACAGTACTTTTGACCAGGCACGGTTCATTTCAAATAATTGGCAAAATGAAAAATCACGTTGGTCACCATTTTATAAAAGAAGAAATATTTTATTGGATGAAGTATTGTATAATCGGTTAAAAAACATGCTTCCGATCCAAAGAAAGAAATTTGAAAAAGACTATAAGTTAGAGCATTTGGAAAGTTATGACTCTATTGCCGCATTATATAGAAGGATGAAAACTTCGCTCGATAATACCAAAGATTATTTTGAAGCAGGTTGGTTTTATTATAATGAACTGGAAATGAAGCGGTTAATGCTGCTTGATACAATTCACAATAAATCGTTTTTCGAATCGATTCCTGAGAGGTTGCAATACAGGTTTTACGGATTGTATAAATTGTTTTCCGGTTATGGCGAAAAACCTTTACGTAGCTTTATTTGGTTTTGGCTTTTTGCCGTTTTGTTTTTTCCAATAATTCATGGGTTTAATGGTTTGGGCGTAAAACTGGAAAGCGGTAAAATATTAAACATCAATTACGATTTTTCAAAAATTGAGGCCATTTTTAATCCACCCTTTTGGCAGGATTTTTTATATTCGATCGTTTTCTCATTATATCATATAATCCCTTTTAACCTCTTGCCTCTGGATAAAAACATCTTTTTCCCCAGCGGGCCAGAAGGTATGTTGTGGTCATTTTTAAATACGGGAGTTTTATTAACTTTGCTGCTTTTAAGCGGGCTTGGTTTAAAACGACATTTTAAACGTTTTTAA
- a CDS encoding ABC transporter ATP-binding protein, with protein MQKDDLAGKVYDSELLKRMFMYTRPFKKLVGSAVFMIIFASLLQLIAPYLTKEAIDIYINGENLDGLYTIVALYLGVMVLVFFVQYIQTYLTQLLGQKLMYDLRSEIFGHMQKLSLSFFDKNPVGRLMTRVTSDVESLNQMFTQGVVSIFGNVFLLVGIISVMISINLELALWTFAVIPILFVITWIFKRKVRIAFREIRKWLAQINSYLQENITGMNVVQIFNRQQKNYDAFTDINFQHTKAHVKTVSYYAIFYPAIELVSALALAIVLVRGGILKMDQITTYGALVAFIQYAQMFFRPISELSDKFNVLQGAIAAAERVFGLLDTPPKIKSINQHICHQDVNGEIEFNDVCFAYNEDNWVLENVNFKIATGSSVAIVGHTGAGKTSLINLLGRQYEIQKGTISIDNKNIRDFELRHLRKTMAMVLQDVFLFSGSIFDNVSLGNPDISLDDVVDACKKVNAHFFIEKLPKGYATVLNERGSILSMGQRQLLSFARALVVDPQILILDEATSNIDTETEILIQQALDYMMKGRTSIIIAHRLSTIKHVDKIMVFHKGHLKEMGNHNELMNEQGLYHQLYQLQYKEQEKIEA; from the coding sequence ATGCAAAAGGATGATCTGGCCGGAAAGGTATACGACAGCGAATTATTAAAACGTATGTTTATGTATACGCGGCCGTTTAAAAAATTGGTTGGCTCGGCTGTTTTCATGATTATTTTTGCTTCTTTATTACAGCTAATCGCTCCATATCTCACCAAAGAAGCAATCGACATTTATATAAACGGTGAAAACCTGGATGGGCTATATACAATAGTTGCGCTTTATTTAGGTGTAATGGTTCTGGTGTTTTTTGTCCAATATATCCAGACATATTTAACCCAGCTCCTTGGTCAAAAACTGATGTACGATTTACGCTCGGAAATATTTGGCCATATGCAAAAGCTATCTCTTAGCTTTTTTGATAAGAACCCGGTCGGCCGGTTAATGACTCGCGTTACCTCAGATGTGGAATCTTTAAACCAGATGTTTACGCAAGGTGTTGTCAGCATTTTTGGAAATGTTTTTTTATTAGTCGGCATTATATCGGTTATGATTTCAATAAATCTGGAACTGGCTTTATGGACGTTTGCTGTGATTCCTATACTTTTTGTAATTACCTGGATATTCAAACGCAAAGTTCGGATTGCATTTCGGGAGATTCGTAAATGGCTGGCTCAAATCAACTCCTATCTACAAGAAAATATCACCGGGATGAACGTTGTTCAGATTTTTAACCGTCAGCAAAAAAACTATGATGCTTTTACTGACATAAATTTTCAACACACAAAGGCCCATGTGAAAACAGTGTCCTATTATGCCATTTTTTATCCTGCAATTGAATTGGTGAGCGCATTAGCATTGGCAATTGTTTTGGTTCGTGGCGGTATTTTAAAAATGGATCAGATTACAACATATGGTGCCCTTGTTGCTTTTATTCAATACGCTCAGATGTTTTTTCGTCCCATTAGCGAACTCTCTGATAAATTTAATGTATTGCAGGGGGCAATTGCAGCAGCCGAACGTGTTTTTGGATTGCTCGACACGCCACCTAAAATCAAATCTATAAACCAGCATATTTGCCACCAGGATGTGAATGGGGAAATCGAGTTCAACGATGTTTGTTTTGCTTATAATGAAGATAACTGGGTTCTAGAGAATGTTAACTTTAAAATTGCAACCGGATCAAGTGTTGCCATTGTTGGGCATACGGGAGCTGGAAAAACCAGTTTAATAAATTTGCTGGGTCGTCAATATGAGATCCAGAAAGGCACCATCTCAATTGATAATAAGAATATCCGTGATTTTGAATTAAGGCATTTACGCAAAACGATGGCAATGGTATTGCAAGATGTGTTTTTATTTTCCGGGAGCATTTTTGATAATGTTTCGCTTGGTAACCCGGATATAAGTTTGGATGATGTGGTTGACGCCTGTAAAAAAGTAAATGCCCACTTTTTTATCGAGAAACTTCCAAAAGGCTATGCTACAGTCCTAAATGAACGTGGTTCTATTTTGTCTATGGGGCAAAGACAACTGCTCTCTTTTGCAAGAGCCTTGGTGGTAGATCCTCAAATTTTGATTCTGGATGAGGCCACATCTAATATTGATACAGAGACTGAAATTTTAATTCAGCAAGCATTGGATTATATGATGAAAGGCCGCACTTCAATAATAATTGCCCATCGTCTATCTACAATAAAGCATGTTGATAAAATTATGGTTTTCCACAAAGGCCACCTAAAAGAAATGGGTAACCATAATGAGTTGATGAATGAACAAGGTTTATATCATCAGCTATATCAGTTACAGTATAAAGAACAAGAGAAAATTGAAGCATAG
- a CDS encoding aldehyde dehydrogenase family protein → MLKEKYPFYLCGKAIYANKDLAVSDKFTGKIVSHVALANKKHIETAIESAVVAEQAMKDLAAYKRQEILYHCVERFKQRFDELAEGLCIEAGKPIKDSRGEVTRLIDTFRVAAEEATRMYGEVLPMDISERATNYSAMWKRVPIGACSFITPFNFPLNLVAHKVAPAIAAGCPFVLKPSEITPIGALIIGEILAETDLPDGAFSILPTLREDAAPFAEDPRLKLLSFTGSPKVGWMLKSKAGRKKVQLELGGNAACVLDNDTNIDDAIQRIIFGAFYQSGQSCVSVQRILIHESIYDSFKINFVSQVNKLKMGNPKNEDVLIGPIISENEAKRIEEWIKNSINDAADLLCGGSRTGNMVEATVLENVKPTADVYCREIFGPVAILKKFNDFDEALSEVNNSEFGLQAGVFTRDIYKAQKAWDKLQVGSVIINDVPSWRVDHMPYGGVKGSGLGREGIRFAMQEMTEIKQMVIRKI, encoded by the coding sequence ATGCTAAAAGAAAAATACCCGTTTTATCTTTGTGGCAAAGCAATCTATGCAAACAAAGATTTAGCTGTTTCAGATAAATTTACCGGCAAGATTGTTAGCCATGTTGCACTTGCAAATAAAAAGCATATTGAAACAGCGATAGAAAGTGCGGTTGTAGCCGAACAAGCTATGAAAGATTTGGCTGCTTATAAAAGGCAGGAGATTTTATATCATTGTGTAGAACGTTTTAAGCAGCGTTTTGATGAACTTGCTGAAGGATTATGTATTGAAGCAGGAAAACCCATAAAGGACAGCCGGGGTGAAGTAACCCGGTTGATTGACACGTTTCGGGTTGCAGCAGAAGAAGCAACGCGCATGTATGGTGAAGTACTTCCAATGGATATTTCGGAGAGAGCTACAAACTACAGCGCAATGTGGAAAAGAGTGCCGATCGGGGCATGCTCTTTTATTACTCCTTTTAATTTTCCTTTAAATCTCGTTGCCCACAAAGTAGCTCCTGCAATTGCTGCCGGATGTCCATTTGTATTAAAACCCTCTGAAATAACTCCAATTGGTGCTTTAATAATTGGAGAAATATTAGCTGAAACGGATTTGCCTGATGGCGCATTTTCAATATTACCTACATTGCGAGAAGATGCAGCGCCTTTTGCAGAAGATCCGCGCCTAAAGCTATTAAGTTTTACAGGTTCGCCAAAAGTAGGCTGGATGCTAAAAAGCAAAGCCGGTCGCAAAAAGGTTCAATTAGAGCTTGGTGGCAACGCTGCCTGCGTTTTAGATAATGACACGAATATTGATGACGCAATCCAAAGAATAATATTTGGAGCATTTTACCAATCCGGGCAAAGTTGTGTTAGCGTTCAGCGCATCTTAATTCATGAAAGTATTTATGATTCATTCAAGATTAATTTTGTTAGCCAGGTTAATAAGTTAAAAATGGGCAACCCTAAAAATGAAGATGTTTTAATCGGGCCGATTATTTCAGAAAATGAGGCTAAACGAATTGAAGAGTGGATAAAAAACTCAATAAATGACGCTGCAGATTTATTATGTGGCGGATCCAGAACAGGCAATATGGTTGAAGCAACTGTTCTAGAAAATGTAAAACCAACTGCTGATGTTTATTGCCGGGAAATATTTGGACCGGTAGCCATTTTGAAAAAATTCAATGACTTTGATGAGGCACTATCAGAAGTTAATAATAGTGAATTTGGATTACAGGCGGGGGTTTTTACACGCGACATATATAAAGCGCAAAAAGCGTGGGACAAGTTACAGGTCGGTAGTGTCATCATAAATGATGTTCCCTCCTGGAGGGTTGACCACATGCCTTATGGCGGAGTTAAAGGCAGCGGCCTTGGGCGTGAAGGTATCCGCTTTGCCATGCAGGAAATGACTGAGATAAAGCAGATGGTAATCCGTAAAATATAA
- a CDS encoding LysR family transcriptional regulator, with protein MTLQQLQYIVTLNEEKNFVSAAEKCFVTQPALTTQIKKLENQLGIIIFDRSKKPLIATEVGLKVIEQAKYVLLQSQKIPDLIKEYQTDLSGNLKIGILPTIGLYLLPLFINPFLSRFPEINVHVSENITETIIKQLHNGSIDVGIIATPVNYKNIITIPIYYEEMYAYISKQHAFIQNERISTQNLVDEDLWLLSSGHCFRNQMIRICKGGQKGLQHSFTYESNSIETLKRIIASKPGITIIPELALLEVAKSEEKQIKKFDDITPIRQISIVVNRAFLKERLIEKLKNEIKSVLPKHMLNSSGRDIVDPF; from the coding sequence ATGACTCTCCAACAGCTTCAATACATCGTTACACTAAATGAAGAAAAAAACTTTGTTTCCGCTGCTGAAAAGTGTTTTGTAACTCAACCTGCATTGACAACACAAATCAAAAAACTTGAAAACCAGCTAGGGATAATTATTTTTGACCGATCAAAAAAACCATTAATTGCAACTGAAGTCGGTTTAAAGGTTATCGAACAAGCAAAGTATGTACTTTTACAAAGCCAAAAAATTCCAGACCTTATTAAAGAATACCAAACCGATTTAAGCGGAAACCTGAAAATAGGTATTCTTCCTACAATTGGACTTTACTTATTACCCCTGTTTATTAATCCTTTCTTATCCAGGTTTCCAGAAATAAATGTGCATGTTTCCGAAAACATTACAGAGACAATTATAAAACAATTACATAATGGGAGTATAGATGTTGGAATAATCGCAACACCAGTGAATTATAAAAATATCATCACCATACCGATTTACTATGAAGAAATGTATGCGTATATTTCCAAACAACATGCGTTTATTCAAAATGAACGGATTTCAACACAGAACCTGGTTGATGAAGATCTCTGGTTGTTGAGCTCAGGGCATTGTTTTCGCAACCAAATGATTCGTATTTGTAAAGGTGGTCAAAAAGGTTTGCAGCATAGTTTCACATATGAAAGTAATTCCATTGAAACTTTAAAACGAATTATTGCATCAAAACCCGGGATTACCATAATTCCTGAATTGGCTTTATTGGAAGTTGCAAAAAGTGAAGAAAAACAAATCAAAAAGTTTGATGATATTACACCAATACGGCAAATTAGCATTGTGGTTAACAGAGCCTTTTTAAAGGAAAGATTAATTGAAAAGCTTAAGAATGAAATAAAATCTGTACTTCCGAAACACATGTTAAATTCATCCGGACGTGATATCGTCGATCCATTTTAA
- a CDS encoding Hsp20/alpha crystallin family protein has protein sequence MLVKWQNPRSLFSINDVDHFVKDFFNDRDFSIREQEISPRLNVEENDNEWIISAELPGVSKEDVKVNFQEDVLSISGEKKVEKEVDEKNYHCNERSFGKFSRSLKINTPVLADKINAGYKDGILTISLPKAEEAKPKLIDVKVK, from the coding sequence ATGTTAGTTAAATGGCAAAACCCAAGAAGTTTATTCAGCATAAACGACGTTGACCACTTTGTTAAAGATTTTTTCAACGATAGAGATTTTAGCATTAGAGAGCAGGAAATAAGCCCGCGGTTAAATGTTGAAGAAAATGACAACGAGTGGATTATTTCTGCGGAACTACCCGGAGTATCTAAAGAAGATGTGAAAGTTAATTTCCAGGAAGATGTTTTATCAATCAGCGGTGAGAAAAAAGTAGAAAAAGAAGTTGACGAAAAAAATTATCATTGCAATGAGAGAAGCTTTGGAAAGTTCAGCCGCTCTTTAAAAATCAATACTCCTGTTTTAGCAGATAAAATTAATGCCGGTTACAAGGATGGGATTTTAACAATCTCTCTTCCAAAAGCTGAAGAAGCAAAACCAAAACTGATTGACGTAAAAGTTAAATAA
- a CDS encoding SufE family protein — MTIDEKMEEISETFDFLEGLEKMEYVVDMAKKSPGLPEDRKSESSKIYGCMSETWVIVEGSAESISIQSDSEAQIVKGMLHLLANSINGHSKEEILALDEQTVLNKLGLGSSITNRRMNGFASAVLKIKEEIKKI; from the coding sequence ATGACAATTGATGAAAAGATGGAAGAAATAAGTGAAACCTTTGATTTTCTTGAAGGGCTTGAAAAAATGGAATATGTCGTGGATATGGCCAAAAAATCACCCGGTTTACCTGAAGATAGAAAATCTGAGTCCAGCAAGATTTATGGCTGCATGTCCGAAACATGGGTAATTGTTGAAGGCTCTGCGGAATCTATTTCGATCCAATCAGATTCAGAAGCACAAATTGTAAAAGGCATGTTACATCTATTAGCCAATTCTATAAACGGCCATAGCAAAGAAGAAATCCTTGCACTGGATGAACAAACTGTTTTGAATAAATTGGGATTAGGAAGTTCAATTACAAACCGCCGCATGAATGGTTTTGCCAGTGCAGTTTTAAAAATAAAAGAAGAAATTAAAAAAATATAA
- a CDS encoding metallophosphoesterase family protein: MSLKLSSIAIIFAALSISIFAQVPEVHSNIHQDKDGKLFIKIDTTIFYEKDRDSSLNLQRFQNGISGSENGLNFNFGEGFNGTLYFGFIHFDDSKHPMPVFFKSTSAIKNGLTHIDIKKKLSGSYDMVNWQETGEGTLGYRVANAKGLIVYDGMVSFTGKGPFEVDDTIISGPFVNLVTDRSAVISFETNNKITSEVNVAEQKFESAKKTKKHEIKISGLKPATKYSYTVNYGKNHQTYSFSTAPESGSRTKFTFSYASDSRAGQGGGERNLFGTNFYTMRKIMALNASRNVAFMQFSGDMIDGYKSSRGVMDLQYANWKKSIEPFAHYFPVYISMGNHEAFTRYFDNGTSYGISVDRFPYASESAEKVFADNFVNPVNGPVSEDGSKYDPNPEKMDFPSYDENVFYYTYDNVAVIVMNSDYWYSPSSRLIPQISGGLHGYIMDNQLEWFKKTVKKFEDDNNIDHIFITEHTPFFPNGGHKKDDMWYNGNNEKRPYVAGKPVDFGIIERRDHLLDVIVNNSKKTVAILTGDEHNYCRLEVGPQTEIYPEDYPEDKKIKLTRTIWQVNNGAAGAPYYAQQKLPWSQFLKGFTTQNALVFFNIEGTKIEMEVYNPDTLEKFDHLELRK, translated from the coding sequence ATGAGTTTAAAATTATCTTCAATTGCAATTATTTTTGCTGCCCTAAGTATTTCTATTTTTGCTCAAGTACCAGAAGTACATTCTAATATTCATCAGGACAAAGATGGTAAGCTTTTTATTAAGATTGATACCACAATTTTCTATGAGAAAGACCGGGATTCCTCTCTAAACCTGCAGCGTTTTCAAAATGGAATAAGTGGCTCAGAAAACGGTTTAAATTTTAATTTTGGAGAAGGATTTAATGGCACACTTTATTTTGGATTTATTCATTTTGATGATTCTAAACATCCTATGCCTGTATTCTTCAAAAGCACGTCTGCAATAAAAAATGGGCTTACACATATTGATATTAAGAAAAAACTTTCGGGCTCATACGATATGGTAAACTGGCAAGAAACTGGCGAAGGTACATTGGGGTACCGTGTCGCAAACGCTAAGGGATTGATTGTTTATGACGGAATGGTTTCGTTTACAGGAAAAGGACCTTTTGAAGTTGATGATACAATTATTAGCGGGCCATTTGTTAACCTTGTTACAGATAGAAGTGCCGTTATTTCGTTTGAAACAAATAATAAAATTACATCAGAAGTTAATGTCGCAGAGCAAAAATTTGAATCTGCAAAGAAAACTAAGAAACATGAAATTAAAATTTCCGGTCTAAAGCCGGCCACCAAATATAGCTACACTGTAAATTATGGCAAAAACCACCAGACTTATTCCTTTAGTACGGCGCCTGAATCCGGAAGCAGGACAAAATTTACATTTTCTTATGCAAGTGATTCCAGGGCTGGCCAGGGTGGTGGAGAAAGAAACCTGTTTGGCACAAATTTTTATACTATGCGCAAAATCATGGCTTTAAATGCTTCCCGAAATGTTGCGTTTATGCAGTTTTCGGGAGATATGATTGACGGCTATAAATCAAGCCGCGGTGTAATGGATTTGCAGTATGCAAACTGGAAAAAATCAATCGAGCCATTTGCCCATTATTTTCCTGTTTATATAAGCATGGGAAACCACGAGGCCTTCACTCGTTATTTTGATAATGGAACAAGCTATGGAATTTCAGTCGATCGCTTCCCTTATGCAAGCGAGTCAGCCGAAAAAGTTTTTGCCGATAATTTTGTAAATCCTGTCAACGGCCCAGTTAGCGAAGATGGATCAAAGTATGATCCCAATCCTGAAAAAATGGATTTTCCTTCCTATGATGAAAATGTATTTTATTACACCTATGATAACGTAGCTGTCATTGTGATGAATTCTGACTATTGGTATTCCCCATCAAGCAGGTTAATTCCTCAAATCAGTGGCGGGTTGCATGGCTATATAATGGACAACCAATTGGAATGGTTTAAAAAAACTGTTAAGAAATTTGAGGATGATAATAATATCGATCATATTTTTATAACCGAACACACACCATTTTTTCCAAATGGCGGACATAAAAAAGATGATATGTGGTATAACGGGAATAATGAGAAGCGTCCATACGTCGCCGGGAAACCTGTTGATTTTGGGATAATTGAAAGACGCGACCACCTTTTGGATGTTATTGTGAATAACAGCAAAAAAACTGTGGCCATATTAACAGGTGATGAGCATAATTACTGCCGCCTTGAAGTAGGACCTCAAACAGAAATTTATCCAGAGGATTATCCGGAAGACAAAAAAATAAAACTTACACGGACCATTTGGCAAGTTAATAACGGAGCTGCGGGTGCGCCTTATTACGCCCAACAAAAATTGCCGTGGAGTCAATTTTTAAAAGGCTTTACTACACAAAACGCACTTGTCTTTTTTAATATTGAAGGAACAAAAATTGAAATGGAAGTTTACAACCCGGATACACTAGAGAAGTTTGACCATCTTGAATTAAGAAAATGA
- a CDS encoding peptidase: protein MKTPIIDLHCDMTYYFVENKAANAMNVDDIGCAIPHLQKGNVVAQVMAFFTPSKPIEHGVAMQQAKIFNSFLKDYPNQFNRGPIDPKKGTTILAAIENASGFCHEDEKLDDGLRELDKIIELTGGIFYIGFMHWGDSRFGGAAGSKTGLKNDGKVLLDYINNKNIAVDLSHAGDALAYDIFNYTDSKNLNIPILASHSNHRILKNHDRNLTDELSRELIKRGGLIGLNFMSPYIGDDDKPDTIYDHIEHSLKLGAEEAIAIGADFFFDDERQEQIYYPKFNSASCYPILLDEIEKRFSKTIVEKIAYKNAQRFIQKQIKL from the coding sequence ATGAAAACCCCGATTATAGATTTACACTGTGATATGACTTATTATTTTGTTGAAAATAAAGCAGCCAATGCAATGAATGTTGATGATATTGGTTGTGCAATTCCTCATTTGCAAAAAGGAAATGTAGTGGCCCAGGTGATGGCATTTTTTACACCCAGTAAGCCCATCGAACATGGTGTTGCCATGCAGCAGGCAAAAATATTCAACTCCTTTTTAAAAGATTATCCCAATCAATTTAACCGCGGACCAATCGACCCAAAAAAAGGTACAACAATATTGGCGGCTATAGAAAATGCATCAGGATTTTGTCATGAAGATGAAAAACTTGATGACGGCTTAAGAGAATTGGATAAAATTATTGAACTTACAGGCGGTATTTTTTATATCGGATTTATGCATTGGGGCGATAGCCGTTTTGGAGGAGCTGCAGGAAGCAAGACCGGACTAAAGAACGATGGCAAAGTTCTTCTTGATTATATTAACAATAAAAATATTGCAGTAGATTTGTCCCATGCCGGCGATGCTCTTGCGTATGATATTTTTAACTATACAGACAGTAAAAATTTAAATATCCCAATTCTGGCAAGCCACTCAAACCATAGAATATTAAAAAATCATGACCGTAATTTAACGGATGAACTTTCCAGGGAATTGATTAAACGAGGCGGGTTAATTGGTCTCAATTTTATGAGCCCGTACATTGGCGATGACGACAAGCCTGACACAATTTATGATCACATAGAACACAGCCTAAAACTTGGGGCAGAAGAGGCTATTGCCATTGGGGCCGATTTCTTTTTTGATGATGAGCGTCAGGAGCAAATTTACTACCCAAAATTTAATTCTGCATCATGCTATCCAATTTTATTGGATGAAATAGAAAAAAGATTTTCAAAAACAATTGTGGAAAAAATTGCATATAAAAATGCGCAGCGCTTTATTCAAAAACAGATTAAACTATAA